TATAGAAATTCAAGAGATGATTCCAGAGTGGTTGCTTTGACAAAACTTTGGGATTACCAACAATAATTGTTCCATATTTTGAACGTGTTAGTGCGACATTAAGTCGACGTGGATCATTCAAAAATCCAATTCCTTGACGTTCGTTAGAACGGACACATGACATTATAATGATATCCTTTTCACGGCCTTGGAACGCATCAACACTTGCGATTTCAATTTCTTGATATAGTTTAGAGTGCAGACTTCCTTGGTATTGCATGTACTGAACCAAGTAGGCTCTTTGACCTTCATAAGGTGTAATAATTCCAATTTGTTCGGGTTTAACTCCAGCTTTTAAGAATCGGGTGGTAATTTTCTCGACATTAGCTGCTTCGGTACGATTAAGATAGGATGTTCCTGAGCCGGCAATTTCCTCGGAACCTTGTGTAACAAGGAAGAACATAGGCCGATCAGTTTGTGGCCATGGGAAATCTATTTTAAGCTTGCGATCCTCAGCACATACGCCATTCTGAAGACTTCCTTCATAAAAGAAATTCGAAGGGAATTGGGACAGCTCGGGATGCATACGATATTGAACTTCTAGACGGAAAGGGCGAATTCCAAGCACAACCAAACGTTCAAACAAACTCTGCGAAAGCCCAGCGCGAGCTGCTTTCTTGCACATAACAACTGGTCCCAACTGACAGTGATCTCCTACCAGAATCAATTGTTTTGCTCCAAGAACAACTGGGACCATACACTCGGGTTCAGTAGATTGCATGCTTTCATCAATTAGAATCGATGAGAACTTTATACTTTTAAGACGGGGATCACCAGCTCCCACACAAGTACAGCATATAACATCAGCCGCTTCAAGAAGCTGAAATTCTGCTGCTCGTTTCAGCATTCTATAACGTTTCTCATCGGCTCTGCTCAATTCTCCAGTTTCATCCTTAAGTTGCTGTAATTGCTTGAGCTCAACGTTAGTTTCCATGTTGCGAATTTGATTATGAAGTGCTAAGAAGCTTACAGGACTGTCAATAGCTTCACGAGACTTTGCACAAACTCTGACAACTTTCAAATTGGTTCTGTGGATCTTTTCCGTAAGCTGATCAACAGCAGTGTTACTTGGTGCACAGACCAACACAGTTCCTCCGTTTTGCTTGACCAGTTGATAAACTATAGTAGCCGATGTGACTGTTTTTCCAGTTCCCGGTGGTCCTTGAATCAAACTCAATGGTCTCTGAATTGCATGCTTAACAGCATAGACCTGAGAACGATTCAAATCGGGCAGATTTGGAGCGCTGAATAGCTTGGGGATAGGTCCTCGAAATACATCATCCCAACCATCGGGACGTCCATGGCCCAAAAGATGAGCATAAATATAATGTGAAACCGAATTACGGTCCATTGCAAAGACTTTCAAAGCCCTCAACATGCGATCAAATGACGTGCACTTCCAAATGAAATCCACTGCAAAGCTCGACGTAAATTTAATTGGAGCCCCACAACTGTTCTTCAATTCCAGCCCAATATCTTCGCCATAGTTGTCGGGAACTTTGATAACATGACCAATTTCACTCCACGGTTCGTGCAATTCACCGGCATAGCGAAGCCTCAGCTCATCACCATGCATCAACTTCATATCGCTGTCTGTTTTGGCCAATGTAAAATAGGCTATTGTCTTTTTGTTCAGACCCACATCCCAGCGAACCTCGATATTCTCTTGAGTTTGAGACTCTTTAAGTTTTTTATCGTATTCTGCTTCCAAACGTACCAATGGCCCGAAAACCTTTTCATATTGATAACCGTCTTCATAACGCAATAGAACCTGAGTTGGTTCCGTATCGATGCCTGGTTTTTCTAGATCTTGGAAAGTAGCTTCAATGTTTTCTTTCCACAATTCCTCTAGTTTATTGATTTGTCCAGCTGATATTTGTCGAGCACGCAATTGCTCCTGATCTGAAGGGACTTTCACTAGCCATGCGAGAAAGCAACGATCGCTAATTAACGGTTTCCATTGCTCCTGATCCCAATTCATGTCCTTAAGTGAATTTTGAGCAGCACATGGTTgtctagaaaataaattaaatataatgaaATTCAATGTAAAGTAATCTCATAatgtatttatatataattttgaattccATTCTTGTTCTTAATAatgtatttatatataattttgaatgccatttttgTTCTTATACTACAGtggccattttttgtattagtGAAAGTACTGTTCAAATTGGTAACATTTTGTATATCACAAAAAACTGCTAGTCCGAAGAAGATGTCTATGTCTcataaatgacaaaaaaaaaagactgtttTAAAATGGCACCGATGGTCACcgtaaatttaatataatatatgATTTATAAATCGATCATTCCacgaaaaacaaaatcaaataacgtttaaaaattataagatgAGTAACATGTTTCGTATTCAAGCGATTCATGTGAATGAATTGTTTGtctctgatttttttcattgtggttttttttttatttcatgtgaTAAGGTTCAATATTTATCAATATACAAACATATTACGAAAggtatttcaaaaatatgtatgtaaataaatataatgtaCAAGTATACAATACCATTGTAATACATATGCGAATTAACTGTGTTATATGCAAACTTATCTATTAagaaataaacagaaaaaaaacatacgaTATTTTTGTCGTTTGCATAAAAGGAAAGGCTTTtgttttataactttttgtgCACTTTTTGAGATTTCATCTTCTCACTCATTAAAAGATAAATACCCTTTAATCCatgatatatataatataatgaAGATATACTGCTTTTTTTCTGggataaaaaaatctatttgccGGATCAATGTGAAATTTTCGGACGGTATCTTCAAATAtatgtaataataaaaaaattatttttttcaagattacaAGTGGTTATAACCctttaaattaattaagttcgtttttcttatgtttttctttgtttattatttaattttaatatatgtacatacatataacaAAGATAGCAGAAAAAAGGGACGTTTTGATCAGAATTTGCAATTCTGACGCCTGACATCCACTCTCCAACTTCTATAAAACGTCCTTGCAAGAAATGCGCTAATGGTCGGCCACCTTCACGGTCTGATATAATAACGCGATGCCCACCAATAACTATTATGAATTTATAATCACGTGAAAGCActgtgttttataaaaaccattctgtttgttttaactttatacaattttttctccCTTAAGTGTTCTAAATTATTCATCAGTAAATGAGTGTAAGCTTACTTCTAGTTAGCTAAAACAAGTTTTGAGTaagctgaattttttttatgatggaAAGGTAAATTTCGAAATGTATGTTAATTATGAGCAGTTTCtggaaaaagtttgttttttcaaatttattaaatgttGAACCATTGTTTTTGGCTGGAAATATAAAATTCCTAAAGCTCCTTTGGTCTGCAAAAGATTAAGAtacgaaaaaagataaaaatataagaaaaaaaaaacaggttaaGCCATAGCTTTATTTGTAGAATAGACAGAATAGTGAGACTACTTTTTTTCATACTCTCTATCATCGTGTTTGGTTGATATCTTAAGCTCGAATTTTTGTTACGAATTCATAACTTGACGTATACAATACTACATTTATTGAAATCCGAAAATGTTGAATAGCGAAGATACTTGTGATGACCATACCGTGTAAAAGTAGGGTAGATGATGGGGCAgtaaaattctgctatcttctgtgaccgAAAAAGCATATCGCTCAATTACTTGAATACTGTCGTAACTCAAAaaactggggtcgaattacagcatacgattacgatcattcgttaacgtttttactatttgtgtctctatttaatttatagagaaagatagggacacatagcaaccatacgttaacgaacgtatgccgtaattcgacccctgttttttcaggaaacgagttttaaatttagaaCCGATCTTTTTTTGTATGTCAAAAGTTggtttctaaaacaaaactagtgctccttaagaattgatttttgagttatgacagtaTTCAAGAAATAAGCGATATGGTTCAGAATGTTGAAtaatgtacagaaaaaaataagaggAATATATTTCGTATGACAGGATTTACAAACCTTTATCGAATTGGAAGTACGAACATGCAAGGAAGCCTACTTGTTAAAAATAAcatctctcaaaaaaaatagaacacgaCCGAATCATTTAGTATTGCATGTTCAAAGGAAATACTTTGAAGACCACGTCATTTAAAGTTCCGATAAGACCGCGAATTAAGAAAGACAGCCTTAAAAACCTTCTCGTAATTTCAAATACAAAGTACCAAGCATTATGGCCCCAGAAATGAAACAATACCAAACCGAAGGGCTTTTCGATGCTTTCTGAGAGGTCAGCCCGGCGACTTCCACTAAAGTCAAGCTGATATATGGGGAAGTAATGACCCGCTCGGCATCAAGATCATAACAGCGCTAAATAAAAAAAGCCATTTGTCGCAggcaaaacttttaaaaatcaatttttagcaAATCATTATTTTCAAGATGAGTTAAAGGTTTCTGAATTTAAGaaataacatttaatttttatttttcatttattgcATTTAGTGTAAAAGTTAAATCTCCACCAAAAATTCTTTACAATAAAAAAGTACATATGCGCCATATATTTATACTGCATCAAAATATTCTTCTTCAAATTAATAAACCTTCAACTCACAGTTTGACCTTGAAAATTGCATCTCGCTGTCACGTGATTTTATGTTATTTCTTTGGaaagtaataaaattatgcAATAATTTAGCATTTACTCTAAGGTTGCAAATGCTATCTCTACGAATATTGCGAGCCAACTCTTCATTGACAATTGTTCCAAACGAATAATATAATTTAGACCTTAAAAATGGTGTAatataatcaacatttttttgttcgtaCCTACTCAGATAGATGCTAAATGCTACcgaaatatgttttttattttctaaaacgaATCCTTTAATAACCATCCCTGTCTGTTATTTTTGTGTTTACGtttgaaaatactttttttcattttttgttttgatgaacAAAAACTTGATctaaacgaatacaaaaaaaatcaacaaaagatCACCTGctcaatgtaaaaaaataataaaggg
This DNA window, taken from Episyrphus balteatus chromosome 2, idEpiBalt1.1, whole genome shotgun sequence, encodes the following:
- the LOC129910511 gene encoding regulator of nonsense transcripts 1 homolog, translated to MSVDTYGPSSQTLTFLDTEENDLIGADTQASDFDFRDFTIPSQSQTQSSQLDPIAAPSQSNAFGRKLEIHSKLPGITNGMAALQFEEDDEDGALAVRELPPHACKYCGIHDPGTVVMCNNCKKWFCNGRGNTSGSHIVNHLVRAKHREVTLHSDGPLGETVLECYSCGVRNVFVLGFIPAKADSVVVLLCRQPCAAQNSLKDMNWDQEQWKPLISDRCFLAWLVKVPSDQEQLRARQISAGQINKLEELWKENIEATFQDLEKPGIDTEPTQVLLRYEDGYQYEKVFGPLVRLEAEYDKKLKESQTQENIEVRWDVGLNKKTIAYFTLAKTDSDMKLMHGDELRLRYAGELHEPWSEIGHVIKVPDNYGEDIGLELKNSCGAPIKFTSSFAVDFIWKCTSFDRMLRALKVFAMDRNSVSHYIYAHLLGHGRPDGWDDVFRGPIPKLFSAPNLPDLNRSQVYAVKHAIQRPLSLIQGPPGTGKTVTSATIVYQLVKQNGGTVLVCAPSNTAVDQLTEKIHRTNLKVVRVCAKSREAIDSPVSFLALHNQIRNMETNVELKQLQQLKDETGELSRADEKRYRMLKRAAEFQLLEAADVICCTCVGAGDPRLKSIKFSSILIDESMQSTEPECMVPVVLGAKQLILVGDHCQLGPVVMCKKAARAGLSQSLFERLVVLGIRPFRLEVQYRMHPELSQFPSNFFYEGSLQNGVCAEDRKLKIDFPWPQTDRPMFFLVTQGSEEIAGSGTSYLNRTEAANVEKITTRFLKAGVKPEQIGIITPYEGQRAYLVQYMQYQGSLHSKLYQEIEIASVDAFQGREKDIIIMSCVRSNERQGIGFLNDPRRLNVALTRSKYGTIIVGNPKVLSKQPLWNHLLNFYKDRKVLVEGSLNNLKESLIQFQKPKKLVNTMNIGAHFMSTMMCDAKEAMVPGSMYDRSAMRGYSNFGPNSGVGFGVIGHPMNPSGPSMNPMGGYPNRNMGMDMFGRSHHDSISYISPERAQAAMNNMPVPVGMFMNMSNIPPRFYNQHQQAIQAAKQGRRQAVGERILPKTSRADGSGNNDKLYSKNRNSQGTGIPLTQQLMSQNMSQPGFTLSQQHDLSQDFGQISQMDGILSQDVAFNVQVGDRPSIGFNNQSQFSQPY